One window of the Acidobacteriota bacterium genome contains the following:
- a CDS encoding VWA domain-containing protein codes for MIEAISWARPEWFGLLLMVPLYGWLRFLHRRHSVVVHAPLQGAPPAGRGRSLLRRRRLRGWAARLAPIVELTLVAVAAVALAGPSHRTTVDWITDEGVDVQLVLDVSLSMLAEDFPPNRLEALQGLARELLAKGGSNRLGLVIFARDAYVQSPLTTDHRALRNLLDGVTVDVLDQVRSGGTAIGDALVLAIDQLQRSRIEGRGQALVLITDGASNLGLDPVLAARYAAHQGVRFYAIGVGGEEPVAVTYRGRPVGGDSPYLAVLDTTQLEAMTEAAGGSFYRAVDEGALEQIFDQLSRLERAPLESRQIELRRSWVPPLAGLALILFAILLALESVIRRPLA; via the coding sequence GTGATCGAAGCGATCTCCTGGGCTCGGCCGGAGTGGTTCGGGCTGCTGCTGATGGTGCCCCTCTACGGCTGGCTGCGGTTTCTCCATCGCCGTCACTCGGTGGTGGTCCATGCGCCGCTCCAGGGGGCACCACCGGCAGGCCGGGGCCGATCCCTGCTGCGACGCCGGAGGCTGCGAGGTTGGGCGGCCCGGCTGGCACCGATAGTGGAACTGACTCTGGTGGCGGTGGCGGCGGTGGCTCTGGCGGGGCCGTCTCATCGCACCACCGTGGATTGGATCACCGACGAAGGGGTCGACGTGCAGCTGGTGCTCGACGTCTCCCTCTCGATGCTGGCGGAGGACTTTCCCCCCAACCGGCTGGAGGCGCTCCAGGGTTTGGCCCGGGAGCTGCTGGCCAAGGGCGGAAGCAACCGGCTGGGGCTGGTGATCTTTGCCCGCGACGCCTACGTCCAGAGCCCCCTGACCACCGATCATCGAGCTCTGCGGAACCTGCTGGATGGAGTGACGGTGGACGTGCTCGACCAGGTGCGCAGCGGCGGCACCGCCATCGGCGATGCGCTGGTGCTGGCCATCGATCAATTGCAGCGGAGCCGCATCGAGGGACGGGGGCAGGCGCTGGTGCTGATCACCGATGGCGCCAGCAATCTGGGCCTCGATCCGGTGCTGGCGGCACGCTATGCAGCGCATCAAGGGGTGCGCTTCTACGCCATCGGCGTGGGCGGTGAGGAGCCGGTGGCGGTGACCTACCGGGGTCGTCCGGTGGGTGGTGACTCCCCCTATCTGGCGGTGCTGGACACGACGCAGCTGGAAGCCATGACGGAAGCCGCCGGTGGCAGTTTTTATCGGGCCGTGGACGAGGGAGCGTTGGAACAGATCTTCGACCAGCTCTCCCGCCTCGAGCGGGCGCCGCTGGAGAGTCGTCAGATCGAGCTGCGGCGCTCCTGGGTGCCTCCGCTGGCGGGGCTGGCGCTGATTCTCTTCGCGATCTTGCTGGCGTTGGAGTCGGTGATTCGGAGGCCGCTGGCATGA